From Ostrinia nubilalis chromosome 9, ilOstNubi1.1, whole genome shotgun sequence, one genomic window encodes:
- the LOC135074814 gene encoding pre-mRNA splicing regulator USH1G has protein sequence MTTDRFHKAAKDGLLDVLREATRKECNNKDESGMTPTLWAAFEGHIEALRLLCGRGGEPDKADYFGNTALHLAAARGHKECVTFLVNFGANPFAMDVDGHTSQELAAINSRDDILRYLDQTTAKLENNDKKKAKALKEKARKDYEKYHKQYQKRQSKAELMAEKELKKLAKEWEHGYNDDMGTMPHRPSNVLLALKQKMTRSTSQGNLLAEEAPRPTYSALVGTVNSGVRGRGAVYKKALASKLKNGTVGRAGVNDDFKVGEIESTGRRSVTSLSGVRRDSEVMYVGTLGAGPQQRGNVADMFEPEPRPPKPPLTSSAATSPTCSSPSRAHPSRRSRGQCPLCCQLEPVTSLDVMTWHAGRRAAAARQRRRHVRAPAAPAQAAAHQQHGNVADMFEPEPRPPITRSVPAVLPARAGDVTRDDDVARWAPGRSSASTSPTCLSPSRARPSRRSPGQCPLLPARAGDVTRSDDVARWAPGRSSVATSPTCLSPSRAHPSRRSLGQCPLCCQLEPVTSLEVMMWHAGRRAAAARQRRRHVRARAAPAQAAAHEQRGNVADMFEPEPRPPKPPLTRRGTLGAGPQQRGNVTDMFEPEPRPPKPPLTRSASQPDFTAPSGEDSGIGQEVLLQEPASIFDRPGFGSVAFRRSITATLSALPATTVAGGEDLSIGSAGSLAARHAYAPAEWNSAHSESSTITSDEEGETEESAYASLERFLTAWGLSQYVQKFKDEQIDLDALMLLTESDMKTLGLPLGPYRKLVTAVQERKQALSHPGPIIDTPI, from the exons ATGACTACAGATAGATTCCACAA AGCCGCCAAGGATGGTCTCCTCGACGTGCTGCGGGAGGCGACGAGGAAGGAATGCAACAATAAAGATGAGTCCGGGATGACTCCGACACTCTGGGCAGCATTTGAGGGACACATTGAGGCGTTACGGCTGCTATGCGGCAGGGG GGGAGAGCCAGACAAAGCAGATTACTTCGGCAACACAGCCCTTCACTTAGCAGCAGCACGAGGGCACAAGGAATGCGTGACCTTCCTCGTGAACTTTGGGGCCAACCCTTTCGCGATGGACGTCGACGGCCACACCTCGCAGGAGTTAGCAGCCATCAACAGCCGGGACGACATCCTCCGGTATTTGGATCAAACTACAGCCAAATTGGAAAATAATGACAA AAAAAAAGCCAAAGCCCTCAAGGAAAAAGCTAGGAAAGACTACGAGAAGTACCACAAACAGTATCAGAAGCGGCAGAGTAAAGCCGAGCTGATGGCTGAGAAGGAACTGAAGAAGTTGGCCAAGGAGTGGGAGCACGGGTACAACGACGACATGGGCACGATGCCTCACAGGCCAAGCAACGTTCTGCTGGCGTTGAAACAGAAGATGACCAGGTCTACCAGTCAAG GTAATCTCCTGGCCGAAGAGGCGCCCCGACCAACTTACAGTGCGCTGGTCGGCACTGTGAACTCTGGCGTGAGAGGTCGAGGGGCTGTGTATAAGAAGGCTCTAGCCAGCAAGTTGAAGAATGGCACCGTGGGAAGAGCTGGAGTTAACGACGACTTCAAG GTGGGCGAGATAGAGTCGACTGGTCGTCGATCAGTGACGTCATTAAGCGGAGTGCGTCGTGACTCTGAAGTGATGTACGTCGGCACGCTGGGCGCAGGGCCGCAGCAGCGCGGCAACGTCGCCGATATGTTTGAGCCCGAGCCGCGCCCACCCAAGCCGCCGCTCACGAG CAGCGCGGCAACGTCGCCGACATGTTCGAGCCCGAGCCGCGCCCACCCAAGCCGCCGCTCACGAGGTCAGTGCCCGCTGTGTTGCCAGCTCGAGCCGGTGACGTCACTCGACGTGATGACGTGGCACGCTGGGCGCCGGGCCGCAGCAGCGCGGCAACGTCGCCGACATGTTCGAGCCCCAGCCGCGCCCGCCCAAGCTGCCGCTCACCAG CAGCACGGCAACGTCGCCGACATGTTCGAACCCGAGCCGCGCCCGCCCATCACCAGGTCAGTGCCCGCTGTGTTGCCAGCTCGAGCCGGTGACGTCACTCGAGATGATGACGTGGCACGCTGGGCGCCGGGCCGCAGCAGCGCGTCAACGTCGCCGACATGTTTGAGCCCGAGCCGCGCCCGCCCAAGCCGCCGCTCACCAGGTCAGTGCCCGCTGTTGCCAGCTCGAGCCGGTGACGTCACTCGGAGTGATGACGTGGCACGCTGGGCGCCGGGCCGCAGCAGCGTGGCAACGTCGCCGACATGTTTGAGCCCGAGCCGCGCCCACCCAAGCCGCCGCTCACTAGGTCAGTGCCCGCTGTGTTGCCAGCTCGAGCCGGTGACGTCACTCGAGGTGATGATGTGGCATGCTGGCCGCCGGGCCGCAGCAGCGCGGCAACGTCGCCGACATGTTCGAGCCCGAGCCGCGCCCGCCCAAGCCGCCGCTCACGAG CAGCGCGGCAACGTCGCCGACATGTTCGAGCCCGAGCCGCGCCCGCCTAAGCCGCCGCTCACCAG ACGTGGCACGCTGGGCGCCGGGCCGCAGCAGCGCGGCAACGTCACCGACATGTTTGAGCCCGAGCCGCGCCCGCCCAAGCCGCCGCTCACGAG GTCAGCAAGTCAGCCGGACttcacagcgccatctggcGAAGACAGCGGCATCGGTCAGGAAGTGCTGCTACAGGAACCAGCCAGCATCTTCGACAGGCCCGGCTTTGGCAGTGTGGCGTTTAG GCGTTCAATAACGGCGACTCTAAGCGCTCTACCGGCGACGACGGTGGCGGGCGGCGAGGATCTGTCCATAGGGTCGGCGGGGTCGCTGGCGGCGCGCCACGCCTATGCGCCTGCTGAGTGGAACTCCGCTCACTCAG AAAGTTCAACCATAACATCGGACGAAGAAGGCGAAACGGAAGAATCTGCTTACGCATCCTTAGAACGCTTCCTCACCGCTTGGGGCCTTTCCCAGTACGTTCAGAAGTTCAAAGACGAACAGATCGACTTGGATGCCCTTATGCTGCTAACTGAGAGCGACATGAAGACCCTAGGCCTCCCGTTAGGGCCATACAGGAAGCTGGTCACAGCAGTTCAAGAGAGAAAGCAGGCGTTGTCCCACCCAGGCCCGATCATCGACACCCCCATATAA